In Salinarimonas sp., a genomic segment contains:
- a CDS encoding ABC transporter ATP-binding protein/permease has translation MVKTSALFALAGAVLMGLSLLTDVPISPLVPTATLVLAAVLYLGREVSAFIRILIALIAGAHVLLGALYVLDALGAMPAFMADFTPTVSMPAAAGVFAAVVAAVGRLPVIRQITILTDPYFTSREVGVVRIWPFPAVRAQERYIGTTILAIVVIMQFALVAISVRLSYWNRDWFNAIQERDAETFWRLLLTVWVFWVVVAVTMAIYQYAVRMTLDMRWRAWLTEHYTARWLSDATQYRMQVFGNQTDNPDQRIQEDVRKFTSLTLSLTLGILAQVSTLVSFSVILWTISADFTFPGTTVEVPGLLFWIALVYAIVATWVTHLIGRPLISLNFLQEKYEADFRFSLARMREYAEQVSLLRGEKAERASLGRQFALVMDNFFKQVGVSKRLIAFTSFYDYSNSVVPYVIAAPFYFAGTIQLGVMTQTAGAFARVEGALSFFINAYQTLAEYKAVVDRLTSFEGSIDRARTAAKKTGEIALLDHDEPDLRLEGLVVRLADGAPIVRAERLSLEPGISVLVAGPSGTGKSTLFRAISGIWPFGEGAVKRPRGAEIMLLPQRPYLPGGTLRGAVAYPAPEDLYEDAAIITALETVRLAHLAPLLSEDRIWAQTLSLGEQQRLAVARALLAKPDWLLLDEATAAMDEPTEEAIYRVLMEALPDTTVVSIGHRSTLNAFHERRVDMVMGKDGLHEPADVGEAAEAAE, from the coding sequence ATGGTCAAGACCAGCGCTCTCTTCGCCCTCGCCGGCGCCGTTCTGATGGGGCTCTCGCTCCTCACGGACGTTCCGATCTCCCCCCTCGTCCCGACCGCGACGCTCGTTCTCGCCGCCGTGCTCTATCTCGGGCGCGAGGTCTCGGCCTTCATCCGCATCCTGATCGCGCTGATCGCCGGCGCGCACGTACTGCTCGGCGCGCTCTACGTGCTCGACGCGCTGGGCGCGATGCCGGCCTTCATGGCGGACTTCACGCCCACCGTCTCCATGCCCGCGGCCGCGGGCGTGTTCGCGGCGGTGGTGGCGGCGGTGGGTCGCCTGCCCGTGATCCGCCAGATCACCATCCTCACCGACCCGTATTTCACCTCCCGCGAGGTCGGCGTCGTGCGGATCTGGCCGTTCCCGGCCGTGCGCGCGCAGGAGCGCTACATCGGCACGACGATCCTCGCCATCGTCGTGATCATGCAGTTCGCGCTCGTCGCGATCTCGGTGCGCCTGTCCTACTGGAACCGCGACTGGTTCAACGCCATCCAGGAGCGCGACGCCGAGACCTTCTGGCGCCTGCTCCTCACGGTGTGGGTGTTCTGGGTCGTCGTCGCGGTGACGATGGCGATCTACCAGTACGCGGTTCGCATGACGCTCGACATGCGCTGGCGCGCCTGGCTGACCGAGCACTACACCGCGCGCTGGCTCTCCGACGCGACGCAGTACCGGATGCAGGTCTTCGGGAACCAGACCGACAACCCGGACCAGCGCATCCAGGAGGACGTGCGCAAGTTCACCTCGCTCACGCTGTCCTTGACGCTCGGCATCCTCGCCCAGGTCTCGACGCTCGTCTCCTTCTCCGTGATCCTGTGGACGATCTCGGCGGACTTCACTTTCCCCGGCACCACGGTCGAGGTGCCGGGCCTCCTGTTCTGGATCGCGCTCGTCTACGCCATCGTCGCCACCTGGGTGACGCACCTGATCGGCCGGCCGCTGATCTCGCTCAACTTCCTGCAGGAGAAGTACGAAGCCGATTTCCGCTTCTCGCTGGCGCGCATGCGCGAATACGCCGAGCAGGTCTCGCTCTTGCGCGGCGAGAAGGCCGAGCGGGCCTCGCTGGGGCGGCAGTTCGCGCTGGTGATGGACAACTTCTTCAAGCAGGTGGGCGTCTCGAAGCGGCTCATCGCCTTCACCTCGTTCTACGACTATTCGAACTCGGTCGTGCCCTACGTCATCGCCGCGCCCTTCTATTTCGCCGGCACGATCCAGCTCGGCGTGATGACGCAGACCGCGGGCGCCTTCGCCCGCGTCGAGGGGGCGCTGTCGTTCTTCATCAACGCCTACCAGACGCTCGCCGAGTACAAGGCCGTGGTCGACCGCCTCACCTCCTTCGAGGGCTCGATCGACCGCGCCCGCACGGCGGCGAAGAAGACCGGCGAGATCGCGCTCCTCGACCACGACGAGCCGGACCTGCGGCTGGAGGGCCTCGTCGTCCGCCTCGCCGACGGCGCGCCGATCGTGCGCGCCGAGCGGCTCTCGCTCGAGCCCGGAATTTCCGTGCTGGTCGCCGGCCCGTCCGGCACCGGCAAGTCGACGCTCTTCCGCGCGATCTCCGGCATCTGGCCCTTCGGCGAGGGCGCCGTGAAGCGCCCGCGCGGGGCGGAGATCATGCTCCTGCCGCAGCGCCCCTACCTTCCCGGCGGCACGCTGCGCGGCGCCGTCGCCTATCCCGCGCCGGAGGACCTCTACGAGGACGCCGCGATCATCACCGCCCTCGAGACGGTGCGCCTCGCGCACCTCGCCCCGCTCCTCTCCGAGGACCGGATCTGGGCGCAGACCCTCTCGCTCGGCGAGCAGCAGCGCCTCGCGGTCGCCCGCGCGCTGCTGGCCAAGCCCGACTGGCTCCTCCTCGACGAGGCCACCGCCGCCATGGACGAGCCCACCGAGGAGGCGATCTACCGCGTTCTGATGGAGGCGCTCCCCGACACGACCGTCGTCTCCATCGGCCACCGCTCGACCCTCAACGCCTTCCACGAGCGGCGCGTCGACATGGTGATGGGCAAGGACGGCCTCCACGAGCCGGCGGACGTGGGGGAGGCGGCGGAGGCGGCGGAGTAG
- a CDS encoding iron-containing alcohol dehydrogenase — MFPITYLTTIRFAPGALAGLADDLAALGVSRPLIVSDAGLLATDLVDRLRAALPAGLDAPLYGETPTNPTEAAVAEALALYRAERCDGLVALGGGSPIDLAKAVALLATHEGPLARYAAILGGVPLITPAVAPVIAVPTTAGTGSEVGRAALITLADGRKLGFVSPHLIPERAVCDPDLTLGLPPGLTAATGMDAVTHCLETYLSPRFNPPAEAIALDGLVRALAYLPRAVADGADREARSEMMMAALEGGLTFQKGLGAVHALSHPLGGLPDVSLHHGTLNAVLLPHVLAFNDGHVGAKYDVIRERLSLAPGTDLAAYFRDFTAALGLPTTLSAMGLPDRHLPAVAEAATKDHSAATNPREASAADYRAMLEAAYG, encoded by the coding sequence GTGTTCCCGATCACCTATCTCACCACGATCCGCTTCGCGCCGGGCGCCCTCGCCGGTCTCGCCGACGACCTCGCGGCGCTCGGCGTATCGCGCCCGCTGATCGTCTCCGACGCCGGCCTCCTCGCCACCGATCTGGTCGATCGCCTGCGCGCCGCGCTGCCCGCAGGGCTCGACGCCCCGCTCTACGGCGAGACGCCCACGAACCCGACCGAGGCCGCCGTGGCGGAGGCGCTCGCGCTCTATCGCGCCGAGCGCTGCGACGGCCTCGTGGCGCTCGGCGGCGGCTCGCCCATCGATCTCGCCAAGGCGGTGGCGCTCCTCGCGACGCACGAGGGCCCGCTCGCGCGCTACGCCGCCATCCTCGGCGGCGTCCCGCTGATCACGCCCGCCGTCGCGCCGGTCATCGCGGTGCCGACCACGGCGGGAACGGGCAGCGAGGTCGGCCGCGCGGCGCTGATCACGCTAGCCGACGGGCGCAAGCTCGGCTTCGTCTCGCCCCACCTCATCCCCGAGCGCGCGGTCTGCGACCCGGACCTGACGCTCGGCCTGCCGCCCGGCCTCACGGCGGCGACGGGCATGGATGCGGTGACGCATTGCCTCGAGACCTATCTCAGCCCGCGCTTCAACCCGCCGGCGGAGGCGATCGCCCTCGACGGGCTCGTGCGCGCTTTGGCATACCTCCCGCGCGCCGTGGCCGACGGCGCGGACCGGGAGGCGCGGTCGGAGATGATGATGGCGGCGCTCGAGGGCGGGCTGACCTTCCAGAAGGGGCTCGGCGCCGTGCACGCCCTCTCCCATCCCCTCGGCGGCCTTCCCGACGTGTCGCTGCACCACGGCACGCTCAACGCCGTTCTGCTGCCGCACGTGCTCGCCTTCAACGACGGCCATGTCGGGGCGAAGTACGACGTGATCCGCGAGCGTCTGAGCCTCGCGCCGGGTACCGACCTCGCCGCCTATTTCCGGGACTTCACCGCGGCTCTCGGCCTGCCGACGACGCTCTCCGCCATGGGCCTGCCGGATCGCCACCTCCCCGCCGTCGCGGAGGCGGCGACGAAGGACCACTCGGCCGCGACCAACCCGCGGGAGGCGTCCGCGGCGGACTATCGCGCGATGCTGGAGGCGGCCTACGGCTGA
- the ruvX gene encoding Holliday junction resolvase RuvX: MSAELEALAATLPPRGRLIGVDLGTKTIGLALSDLERRIASPLETIRRTKFGPDAARLAAIVAQFDVKGIVVGLPLNMDGTAGPRVQATRAFMRNLGPLVPCPIVPWDERLSTVAVTRMLIEADASRARRGEVVDKIAAAYILQGALDRLAGLAARREEDGADDGGAV; this comes from the coding sequence GTGAGCGCCGAGCTGGAGGCGCTCGCCGCGACCCTGCCGCCGCGCGGGCGCCTGATCGGCGTCGACCTCGGCACCAAGACGATCGGCCTCGCCCTCTCGGATCTGGAGCGGCGGATCGCGAGCCCGCTCGAGACCATCCGGCGCACGAAGTTCGGGCCGGACGCAGCACGCCTGGCGGCGATCGTCGCGCAGTTCGACGTGAAGGGGATCGTCGTGGGGCTGCCGCTCAACATGGACGGCACGGCGGGCCCGCGCGTCCAGGCGACCCGCGCCTTCATGCGCAACCTCGGCCCCCTCGTGCCCTGCCCCATCGTGCCCTGGGACGAGCGCCTCTCCACCGTCGCGGTCACCCGCATGCTGATCGAGGCGGACGCCTCGCGCGCCCGGCGCGGCGAGGTCGTCGACAAGATCGCCGCCGCCTACATCCTCCAGGGCGCGCTCGACCGGCTCGCGGGACTCGCGGCGCGGCGCGAGGAGGACGGCGCGGACGACGGCGGCGCCGTGTAG
- a CDS encoding metal-dependent hydrolase → MKITWFGHSAFRLEFGDAVVLIDPFLSGNPAFEGDVAEAAKGVTHVLITHAHGDHVGDTLTIAKESGAKVVTNYDLCMYLASQGLESFDPMNTGGTVDQGGFTVTMVRADHSAGLVEQGVTFPLGSANGLIVKAPGEPTVYHMGDTDIFSDMELIAELHEPDVVLIPVGDRFTMGARSAALAMKRFFPRAKAAIPCHYGSFPIIDQTADAFVAAMQDTDIQVIVPHKGMPVRVGA, encoded by the coding sequence ATGAAGATCACCTGGTTCGGACATTCCGCCTTCCGGCTCGAGTTCGGCGACGCCGTGGTGCTGATCGATCCCTTCCTGAGCGGCAATCCCGCTTTCGAGGGCGACGTCGCCGAGGCCGCGAAGGGCGTCACGCACGTCCTGATCACGCACGCCCACGGCGATCACGTCGGCGACACGCTGACGATCGCCAAGGAGAGCGGGGCCAAGGTCGTCACCAACTACGACCTGTGCATGTATCTCGCCTCGCAGGGTCTCGAGAGCTTCGACCCGATGAACACCGGCGGCACCGTCGACCAGGGCGGCTTCACCGTCACGATGGTGCGCGCCGACCATTCCGCCGGCCTGGTCGAGCAGGGCGTGACCTTCCCGCTCGGCAGCGCCAACGGGCTGATCGTGAAGGCGCCCGGCGAGCCGACGGTCTACCACATGGGCGACACCGACATCTTCTCCGACATGGAGCTGATCGCCGAGCTGCACGAGCCGGACGTCGTGCTGATCCCGGTCGGCGATCGCTTCACCATGGGGGCGCGGAGCGCCGCGCTCGCGATGAAGCGCTTCTTCCCGAGGGCGAAGGCGGCGATTCCCTGCCATTACGGCTCGTTCCCGATCATCGACCAGACCGCCGACGCCTTCGTCGCCGCCATGCAGGACACCGACATCCAGGTGATCGTCCCGCACAAGGGCATGCCGGTGCGCGTGGGGGCGTGA